Proteins encoded within one genomic window of Candidatus Syntrophocurvum alkaliphilum:
- a CDS encoding DNRLRE domain-containing protein, whose protein sequence is MQNATASITFRPSQDAYITQFYPEINFGNEPYLYTGPYQDLNDCYRCLLKFDMTNVGSNYLPPNSTICSAYLILKIYRNELPYEIPLYAYRIYEQWDEANIMWANQREKSIEFYGKSLITPENNDYITINITDLVKGWYTGWYVNNGLILSFEESVKGLIGFYSKECPNTKYWPKLLVYYYQNCCITNSNKTCYPGIVLE, encoded by the coding sequence ATGCAAAACGCTACTGCTTCCATAACTTTTCGGCCATCTCAAGATGCCTATATTACTCAGTTTTATCCTGAAATAAATTTTGGAAATGAACCATATTTATACACTGGACCTTATCAAGATTTAAATGATTGTTATAGGTGTTTACTTAAATTTGACATGACAAATGTAGGCTCAAATTATTTACCACCTAATAGTACCATTTGTTCTGCCTACCTAATACTAAAGATTTATCGCAATGAATTACCTTATGAAATACCATTATATGCTTATCGTATTTATGAGCAGTGGGATGAAGCCAATATTATGTGGGCAAATCAACGCGAAAAGTCCATAGAATTCTATGGTAAATCTTTGATAACTCCAGAAAATAATGATTATATTACAATTAATATTACAGATCTTGTTAAAGGGTGGTATACAGGATGGTATGTTAATAATGGCTTAATATTATCATTTGAGGAAAGTGTAAAAGGGTTAATTGGGTTTTATAGTAAGGAGTGTCCTAATACGAAATATTGGCCTAAGTTATTAGTTTATTACTATCAGAATTGTTGCATAACAAATTCTAATAAAACCTGTTATCCTGGTATAGTTTTAGAGTAA
- a CDS encoding glycosyltransferase family 2 protein, with the protein MFKKDAYDKAGNYDSRFENVEDYEFWMRLLEVGDKVFIEEILMEYRINNEYSVTYKNKEEKISMKSAYASVYHRKKCGDIPKVSVIIPAYNVSKFITNTIYSVLNQTYTNFHLIIIDDASTDNTWTKINAVYDSRIIPVHLTLNRGKVECLNIGLQYALGQYVMELDGDDWVEPDTLEVLVKEMDKLANNFALAYGNRKIWIDKEGILHEGPIYKGIQYKDKYEMLALMQTHCPRFFRKEALDYIGGWPKDIIENERLLPDDYAVMVSLIDKFDFIWIDKLFYNQIRHNKNVTHHYAQECNHQLEEIVKKTLQMWGNHYKPIFHYDSIWISKVDLIPTNMDEDDR; encoded by the coding sequence TTGTTTAAAAAAGATGCATATGATAAAGCAGGTAATTATGATAGTAGGTTTGAGAATGTAGAAGACTATGAATTTTGGATGAGATTACTAGAAGTTGGAGATAAGGTGTTTATTGAAGAAATACTTATGGAATATCGAATAAATAATGAGTATTCTGTAACATACAAAAATAAAGAAGAAAAAATCTCTATGAAAAGTGCGTATGCAAGTGTATATCATCGAAAAAAATGTGGCGATATACCAAAAGTTTCGGTAATTATACCTGCATATAATGTAAGTAAATTCATAACTAATACTATATATAGTGTTTTAAATCAAACCTATACAAATTTTCATTTAATAATAATAGATGATGCCTCAACTGATAATACATGGACAAAGATTAATGCCGTTTATGATTCAAGAATAATTCCTGTACATCTAACTTTAAACCGCGGTAAAGTTGAATGTTTAAATATTGGTTTGCAATATGCTTTAGGTCAATATGTAATGGAATTAGATGGTGACGACTGGGTAGAGCCAGATACTCTAGAAGTTTTAGTAAAGGAAATGGATAAACTAGCTAATAACTTTGCATTAGCTTATGGTAATCGCAAAATATGGATAGATAAAGAAGGTATATTGCACGAAGGTCCTATATATAAAGGCATTCAATATAAAGATAAATATGAAATGTTAGCCTTGATGCAAACACATTGTCCCCGATTTTTTAGAAAAGAAGCCTTAGATTATATAGGAGGTTGGCCAAAAGATATAATTGAAAACGAAAGACTTTTACCCGATGATTATGCTGTAATGGTATCGCTTATAGATAAATTTGATTTTATTTGGATTGATAAGCTCTTTTACAATCAGATTAGACATAACAAAAATGTCACCCATCACTATGCACAAGAATGTAATCATCAATTAGAAGAAATAGTTAAAAAAACCCTACAAATGTGGGGGAATCATTATAAACCGATTTTTCATTACGACAGTATTTGGATTTCAAAAGTAGACCTAATCCCAACAAATATGGATGAGGATGATAGATAA
- a CDS encoding glycosyltransferase, which yields MLIHDKIKKVGVVLPIYDQKPEYVYECIYSMKLQDYNNFELVIVIDGANKSTKQALFNALRKFPKPFKILERSTNKGIAYSLNEGFSCLSNCDYLT from the coding sequence TTGTTAATCCACGATAAGATAAAAAAGGTTGGAGTTGTTTTGCCAATATATGACCAAAAACCGGAATACGTATATGAATGTATTTATTCAATGAAGCTTCAGGATTATAATAATTTTGAATTAGTTATAGTAATTGATGGAGCTAATAAAAGTACTAAACAGGCTTTATTTAATGCTTTAAGAAAATTCCCAAAGCCTTTTAAAATTTTAGAACGATCTACTAATAAAGGAATAGCTTATTCATTAAATGAAGGCTTCTCATGTCTTTCCAATTGTGACTACCTCACATAG
- a CDS encoding nitroreductase family protein, which produces MLFDLLKTRRSIRKYTDKEVEKEKLDIILKSALLSPSSRSRRPWEFIVVSDKELLEKLSNCREHSSSFLAGAPLGIVIIADPEKCDVWIEDCSITAIIMQLVAHSLELGSCWIQVRMREHPENQMAEDYIKNILEIPEKYHVECIIAIGYPAEHKKPYDESDLLYDKLHFNKF; this is translated from the coding sequence ATGCTATTTGACTTGTTGAAAACTAGAAGAAGTATTAGAAAATATACAGATAAAGAAGTAGAGAAGGAGAAGCTTGACATAATTTTAAAAAGTGCTTTGCTTTCCCCATCTTCACGTTCAAGGAGACCATGGGAGTTTATTGTTGTATCTGATAAAGAATTACTTGAAAAGCTATCAAATTGTAGGGAACACAGTTCTAGTTTTTTAGCGGGAGCACCTTTAGGAATTGTTATAATTGCAGATCCTGAAAAGTGTGATGTTTGGATAGAGGATTGTTCTATTACAGCTATTATTATGCAATTGGTTGCTCACTCATTAGAACTTGGCTCTTGTTGGATACAGGTTCGAATGAGAGAACACCCCGAAAATCAAATGGCCGAGGATTATATCAAAAATATATTAGAAATTCCTGAAAAGTATCATGTTGAATGTATAATCGCTATAGGTTACCCTGCAGAACATAAAAAACCATATGATGAAAGTGATTTGCTTTACGATAAGCTACATTTCAACAAATTTTAA
- a CDS encoding acetyl-CoA hydrolase/transferase C-terminal domain-containing protein, with protein MKKHERRWNCRERKVHMCLFQYCVADLKYRTRKERANELIAITHLDLRGELRATMRKNFYPGG; from the coding sequence TTGAAGAAACACGAAAGGCGTTGGAACTGTCGGGAGAGAAAGGTCCATATGTGCTTGTTTCAATACTGTGTTGCTGATTTAAAATATAGGACAAGGAAAGAACGGGCAAATGAATTGATAGCAATTACTCATCTAGATTTAAGAGGTGAGCTGCGTGCAACTATGCGTAAAAACTTTTATCCTGGAGGTTAG
- a CDS encoding ketopantoate reductase family protein — protein MKYLIIGAGGTGGSIGAFMAEAGKDVTVIDKGAHLEAIQKNGLKMETTSKGNYTVFPMKAYNMADYNDQPDVIFNCVKGYSIDETIPFIKRVAHKDTVVIPVLNIYGTGGRMQELLPDILVTDGCIYVSAEIKEPGTILQLGDIFRIVYGVRKPDEYRIVLEQVAKDLEDSGIMGIVSDNIKRDALQKFSYVSPMAACGIYYDINAGAAQQEGEVRDTFIALMREIDTLAKAMGIHFTVDIVETNLEILANLSPTATTSMQRDIKQGKNSEIQGLIFEVVLLGKQYGVNVPTYEMIAKKFGFKA, from the coding sequence ATGAAATATTTAATAATTGGAGCTGGTGGTACAGGTGGAAGTATTGGGGCATTTATGGCAGAGGCAGGTAAAGATGTTACAGTAATTGACAAAGGAGCACATTTAGAGGCAATTCAAAAAAATGGCTTAAAAATGGAGACTACAAGTAAAGGGAATTATACTGTCTTTCCCATGAAAGCTTATAATATGGCTGATTATAACGATCAACCTGATGTGATATTTAATTGTGTGAAAGGTTATTCCATTGATGAAACGATTCCCTTTATTAAAAGAGTAGCTCATAAAGATACTGTTGTAATTCCTGTACTAAATATATATGGTACTGGGGGCAGGATGCAGGAACTGTTACCGGATATATTAGTGACAGATGGATGTATTTATGTATCTGCAGAAATTAAAGAACCTGGTACCATTCTTCAATTAGGAGATATATTTAGGATTGTATATGGTGTGAGAAAACCAGATGAGTATCGAATTGTCCTTGAACAAGTCGCTAAAGATCTGGAGGATAGTGGTATAATGGGCATTGTATCTGATAATATTAAAAGAGATGCACTCCAGAAATTCTCTTATGTATCCCCTATGGCTGCCTGTGGCATATATTATGATATTAATGCTGGAGCAGCACAACAGGAAGGGGAAGTAAGAGATACTTTTATTGCGTTGATGCGTGAGATTGATACACTGGCAAAAGCTATGGGCATACATTTCACGGTAGATATAGTGGAAACCAATCTGGAGATTCTCGCTAATTTATCACCCACAGCTACTACTTCGATGCAGAGAGATATAAAACAAGGTAAGAATTCCGAGATACAAGGTCTCATTTTTGAGGTAGTGCTTTTGGGAAAACAATATGGTGTTAATGTACCGACTTATGAAATGATTGCAAAAAAATTTGGATTTAAAGCCTGA